ttacaccaaaaatgaaataactgtaGACAGTTCATTTTGATTATCTGCACAATGCTGGATCTTTCTTCAAAGCATCTTGTGtttctttccttccaaataGTCCACCATATGCAAGCAAGAACTCAGTTCCACCTATTTTCTGCCAATCAGGACCGCCAACATCGTTCCAGCAAGCTAAAAGTCTCCAGAACTTAGGCATAATCCACGTGATGCctttcatttgaatttttttttgccatATCTGTCAGTGACCGGACAGGGTATAAGGAGATGATTAATGCTCTCTGCTCCCTTCTTACACAAAAAACATATTGAGCACAGTTTCATTCTCCTTCTCATCAAGTTATCTTGAGTTAGGCATGCTTACCTTGAAATCAACCATGAGAAACATACCACCTTGCATGGTATTTTCACTTTCTAGATGTGCTTCTAGGGACAATTGTTGGTCTGCTGTCCATAGTGATTGAGTGCTGCATATGAAGATTTCACTGTGCAGTCTCCTTTTTATCTTCACTTGTTCTAACCTTGGACTGGCTCTAAACTTCTGAAGAAATTCAGCTACTCTGGTACCTTCCCAGTCATTTAAAAGTCTCCTAAATCTTATGTTCCAAACTTGATGATCCCAAACTTCATGAATTGTGGATTCAGGCTGCTGACTTAAGCCGAAGctactcatttttcttttgctCTGCTAGTTAATTTACATATTATATGGGAAGGTTGCCTCTTTATACATTTTGGCTAGTACCATTAAGTGGAAAAGATGTCTTATACCTGATTTGTTTGTGCATTTTGCTGAACTTGCAGAGGGTGTCCGTGCAGGAACTAAAGCAGCCGCAGTTGCTTGTGTTGCTAGTGCTATTCCTACGGTTCGTGAATTGATGTTCTTCTGATGATTGATTATTGTCTGCTAACGTCCAAATCCACTTATATTCAAATAGGAAGTGTACAGAGTCGCATGCAATATAATTTACCCAATtaagatttgatttttaattaaactaataaatataattactaACTAGAAAGCATATAAAGTGATCAATGGAGTCACTCTCAAGCAAAGGAAATCAAGGGACTCGGAAAATAGGGAATAAATTAACATCAAGACTAATCCATTGGATTTAATTAACTATCATTACTTAATTATAGGTCTAGCAATTAGTCTTGGAAATCAATTAGCCTAAAGTGTTTCTCAACAACTAATGGACTCTTGACTACCCACTAACCGTTTCTTAGCACCTTAGTGCGTCTATCTTAGCTAGTTCTCTCGAATCGAACTAAGAAGCATTAAGCACATTTTAATTTCAGGCTACACTTTGCTTCTTCCTATCCATAGGTTAAACCTATTAGATAAGGTTTAAAGCCCAAAGTTGGGTTTATTAATCTAGCCCTACCTCAAATCCCTCTCTCGAATTTCATTAAGGCTAATAGGGGATGTCCTAGGGCTGTTCGCTCCCATTGGAAAGAAATGATGCACTAGATTAACTAAATTAACAAAGatccattcataaaatcacaaatattcaattaaTACAAAAGTGACTAGATACTAATCAAAACCCTAATAATTTTTAATCTCTAGTAACATTATTCTACTgaaaatacaacaactaaaacCAAACATATCATTACAATGCAAGGAATTGAAGAAATGAGTAAGAAATTCTCATAAACTTTGCTCCAAATCTTCGATCTCCAAGGTTTGGTTGATGGATCCTCTCTCCCTAAGCTTGGAATTTAGCCAAAGTTACTCTGAAAATCTTCTTAAGTTTGAATTTATACATTCCGAATTCCCGAAGTTGAAATTCCATTTCTGTCCAGCTTTCGCTCAGAACTACTCTTTCGCGTGGCATTAACCATCGTGATCATGGTTCAATGTTTTCCCAGCCTTCATGGTTGCATCTATCACGTCGCTGTCGCGTGTAACTTCTTGACCCACTGCGATCGCGTGAATGCTCTATGTGAACGCGAAGGGCAGTAACTGAGCAGAATTTCCTTTTCTTCTGTTTAACTCCCTTTTGGCTTGTTCCCACTCGGTTTCTTCCAATTCACTTGTCAAACATATAAAACTTGTAAACCACCGTAAGTGCACTAATTTTCTCACTATTCATCACAAAAATCTAAGTAGAAAGAAGAGATAAGTTGTTAGAAAACTTATCATTGCCAAGCATTTGAAGTTTTAGACTATACTCTTGTTATTGTAGAAGTACAATATTGCATCCAAATTTCATTTTGGATTTAGTTTGTCAAGAGTTCCATGTATCTGCAGTTCTCTGGTTCTGATACCTATTGATGGTCAAAAAGTAGCTAGATAGTGCTGACTGCAACTCATAtgaagaaaataacatttttgacCAAGAATCTCCCGCAGTCatgaaaagggaaaaatgaGACGTCATGGTATACCAGTTTTATGTCTGAATTATTTTTCAGTTGTCAGCTTAACTGTATAGTAAAAATGATCTTGCTCTAGATAAGTATGactttaatcttatatttcATGAAACAGAAGGCCCTTCTTTATTGATAACTACTCTTCTCTTTCCAACACTTTGATGCTGTAGACCATTGCTGTGACGGCAGATATATTCATTAAAAGGGAAAAGTTATTTTTCTTGTCTCAGACTCTCAGTTGCCTGTATCTTATAAATCTTGACTCTCTGATTCTCAGTTGGTTGCTGTGCGGACAATTCCTTGGGCAAAGGCAAATCTCAATTATACTGCTCAAGCACTCATCATATCTGCTGGTATGACCTTAACACATATGTTCACATATTTTATTGATTACTCCTTCAACTGTTAATTGTGTGAGGGATCTGTGATTTTGATTAGGCTTATATACAGGTGAAGACATAAAATCTTCCATCTCATTTGACTACATTTTATGTGAATTattatcttcatcttcttcttgtttcatcttttttccTCAAACGGAAATGAGCATGTCAATTGTGCATGAGTATCGTGCATGTTAAatcaaataacaatattttGGTTAATGCCTATCTATCATGAGATTAAGCACATCAACTTATTCCAGTATATACTTaaccctttaatttattttaacttcaCATAGTCCACTCGATGACGTTTTGTAAGCTTAAAATTAATTCTCTCTATTGAAGAGCCTTAATTTCTATTGAAGAGCTCTAATTTCTATCATCCCTGTAAAATGTGGAAGAATTTAATATCTTTATATGTAAACATGAGGGTACTACTCTTTTATGGCAAAACTTTGTGAACAAATATTAACAAAACGTTGTGGAAATGGTTATAAGATTTGATAGAAAAGTTATTAGAGTGTTGGTCGATATCAAGAACAGATTTGAGCATAAAAGCACCTTTTCTTTCTGAAGGCAGAGGAAGTGAAGTCCTCCTCAAAATATTACACTTTTGGATGCATTGTTCTGATGAAGAACGCAATTTGTGAacttaatttcttaaaagtAACTCAGATGCACCATAAAGACCTTTAATTTAGGATAATTTGCACTATCCTTTTTTAGTGATAATTTTCCGTATTCTGATCATGTATTCGTACCCAAAGGCATTAATGCTGGTTAGGTACCTAATCTTCAGTTACCCTGTGTTAATTGTTCGTGAAGTGCGGTAGTTTCTTTAAGTTCCTGAATGCTTCAGTTCATTATCCGGTTCCTTTAATCTTACAAGTCCAGTTTGGACGTCTCAATGCAAGAGCTTCTTCTTACCACAATTATCTTTTGATCCTATCACTTATGAGTATTAAGTATTTCAGTTTTGTCGCAACCACCTTTTGCTTTTGGTCACCAGACATTATATCATGTACTGTACGTCTAGAATAATATAGCATGTTAGGTGATCTTCAACTTCTATGTAAATCGTAGTAATAATAGTTTCTCTGTTTGTTTGCTTTAGTTTTCTTTCTGCCAGCTCCTAACATGTTTCTCGAAGTCCCTAGTTTATATTCTATTGTTTTCTTTCTGTGAACAGCTTCAATTGCTGCATACTTCATTACTGCTGACAAGACAATCTTGGAATGTGCAAGGAGAAACACTCACTACGATAAATCTGCTTAAGACACTGGTCGGGAGATCCTAATGTGTTTTTTTGTGTGTGCTCCATTACTAtgtactcttttcttaaaaggaTATCTATGAAAGTTTTatgaatttcttcatctttGCACAAATGTACTTAGTTTGGATTTGCACCATATATGagtaattttgttcttgttcttcCTTTTGCATCATATATGAGTGATTCATGTCTGTGTTATTCTCAGAGGACAAGCTATTAACTGCTGATATAATGATTTTCTGGTGAGTATTTAGCTTTAGCTAGCAAGCAAAGAGTAGAAGAGTTTGCATTACTTCCTTCATGGATGGCCTAGAAGAAGCCAACTTGTTAGTACACATCTTTGCTTGTGGAGATTGAATAATCTGCATATTAGCAGATTTGTGAGATTAATTTGGTCTTGATGATCATAGTAAATAGAAcattttttctctcaattttgGTTTGGGACAGATAGTTAGATGTGAGATAATAATCTTTCATCTGCCATTcactttttctcaatttttattcatttcCAAAATTTATTCTTATAATTATGGTTAAAATACTtgttaaataaatttaacttaGTTCTTTAAAATTGGATAGGAAAAGTGACACTAATACAAATGTGCActtgagaaaatagaaaaaaaagtgtAATGGAGTGAAGCTGAGTATTGAGTATATTTTAAATGAAGTGTGAATTAAAAAATGGGTCTATTAAATACTCCCTCTAATCCTagattatttggaaaaaaaatcatacttcaaaacaagtgatttttttaaagttttaagagaattgttggagttttttttcctttcttcatATTGACCTTTCCATGAGATTCTTAACTActttatattttctagaaaaataatttgggaATAATCAAAAGGTAATAGCAGAAAGTAGCCTTTATTTatgtccttaaatatttttcttattaagaGGTGTGTCATATCCTAACAACGCGATCATATCAAATCGGTTGTTAAGGTCTTTTCGTCGTTACTTAACAATGAATTTAAACAATACGATACGGTACAATATAATTTGAGTAATGATCAAAACAAACGTTGTATTTAGACTAACAATATAAcgggtaacaaccatccaaaaaGGTGTTAACATGGACTAGAGAGAGAATAGGTAGGAAATGAAGTGGAATATGTTTGCAGTTTTACAGCTTATTGAGGctaatatgtataattaatgaaggtaatatattttaattggtTGACATATTTATCGTAATTGACACTTGAGAATACAAGCAAAAAAacaacataattcaaatcaaagatatctaatatgaatattttattatgtattcagatgttcaaataataaaaataaatattaaaacaatagacaatttgattgtataaataaaatttattgattaatttaaaagactattaatgtaaaaatgatgaaaaatccCTTTCCCTTCTTACGAAGAGCAAACAACACAATTTTGtccacttaatttttaatagTTTCCCTTAATTTTTGGCAAATTTGTTAAAACAACTATAGAGAAGGTTaaccttattttgagaaaagagaggGACAGTATCAAGATTTTTCTctagaaaaacattaaaattgaAGTTTCACAACTAAAATTTGGTTTTACCATCACTTTCTTGACATTCAAATTTATTATCATTATAattagagacaaaaaaaaatgccACCAATTACAGAAGAACAGAAAAATCAAGACGTTCAAGGTGTTTTCTTCCCTCTTTtcttattaataattattatttcagaaagtcaattttcttttttttcaatcttcttcatcaaagaAAGTGGTTAATAGAAAGTTATTTCATTTGTTGTTCCTTTTGAGAAGTATATTGTATCATTTCTAATTATTGTTTGTATAATCCTCtcattaatttttaagaaatttataatGTTGCTTGATTATGCAGACATCATTCAAGATGGATTTAAAGGAGCTGCCACTACATGTGCTCTTACTTCTGTAGTTGTGGTAATATATCCCCTCCATTTCTAtaaagttctttttttcttcttttttcccccGAGTGAGCCGAATAAGTGGAGAAATTAGTCATATTccatatttatatcaaatcaaataactTAATCTTAGTaggaaaagttaaaaataatgtGAAGGTACATATCGTTTTAATCATGgttaagtaataaatattactccctccgtctcattttatgtgaggtagtttgactcggcacggagtttaagaaagaaagaaaacttttaaaacttgtggttcaaaataaatgatagaaatttgtgactgtaaatcatttaattaagggtaaaatagacattttataattaaattgttacttaatatagaaatgtgtcattcttttttggactgactaaaaaggaaagtaagtcacaaaaattgggacaaagggaaTAGTAAAAAAGGTTGATATTATAGATGATCACTAACTTCGATTAATTATCACAGAAAGccactaaaattattatttttataacatGAAAATCATTCAATTTCACTTAAGAATCAGAACGTGTCACTAAACAATTTCTTTTAAACAAAACgtcattcaaattcaatttgtCTAAATATCATGTAAAATATCTCTTATTTTCTTCTACTGATTCCTATGATACGTAGGTAAAATTGAGTAACATTTTGGGTACAAAAATTAGTGATTTTTctgataaaaaaaacaatttaacaaCTTTAATTACAACAAAATGAAAGTTGAGCAATTATTTGTTCTCTGTCCttagtatctttttttttttttttttttttttttcagtttgcTTCTACTCGTTATTGTCCATGGGCTAAGGCAAATATAAATTATGCTGGTAAAACATTCATCATATCTGCATGTAAGTAATCCAAAACTATCTAGTAATATTTATCTTCgattaaaatatttcattctcCCCAatgaaattcaattattttgttttgtgttttttttttccagtgaCTGCAGCTTCTTTTGCCTTCAGTGCTGAACAGTCTATAATGAAGAAGCATCGTGGTCAAGATAGGTGGGACTCACCATGACTCCCATataatcaagaaattaaattttgagaaataaaaaaaattcttatattaataattatgtgGATAATATTCCCcttaaattttgtaaatctTGTTTTAGTTTAAGGAGATGCCTATGCTATCCTTTTTCATTTacttaaaacattttattttgtaacgACTCCAAAAGTGACGAGAGCTAACTTAACCACACCCAATGTTTACATCAAACCATATGTACATTGAAGCAAGAATGCATATTCAATCATGATTTATTGATAAACATGTAATATGTATTTACAGGCTTGGTGTAAACACTGGGAAAGAGCGTTATCTATTTATCTTGCATGTGGAATTAAAAGAAACGAATCGCGATCAGTAATATATATAAGAACTCAGGCTTACATGCAATGAGTATAAGATGTCATTGACATACCCTATGTTCAGGGAAAAAATGGTGTTCTCTGCAGATACAAAATATGCTTCTTCCCTCATTCTTTCAAAAGGTAAATGACAACAAATAGGGTTTTCTTAATCTAAACTCATTATAAATGGCCTATAGTATGAATGGAGAAGGGAGTGATTTGATCCACTTCAGCCTAATTGGTGGCTACTGAGAAGTTTACTCGAATTGAATAAGTTAGAAAACTAAACCTTTAGTACTTTATGAAAGCATCTCCAATTCTTGCGTTCCTGAAGATAACCTCAAAAAGCATAACGGTAGATTGCATCAGCTGCTCCATTATCATCATTGCTGGCACCAATCACATCTGCAACAGCTTTTGCCTTCTCTGATCCATTGCTGAGAGCAACACCAAGGGAAGCCAACTCAAGCATCTCCACATCATTCTCTCCATCACCAATGGCCATTATCTGAAAATAAAAGGGGAAGAGGAGTTGGAGAAACTCTATAACTAGACTACAAAATTATAGATTGTGCACACTCATGCAGATCTAAAAATGGTATGGATAAAACGAAATTGATACAGTTTCATCACATCTCTGCCCCATCTTGGACTAGTCGTGCAAAATATGCAATGGGAAAATCAACTATTCCCCTCTAGGCATGGCCCCATTAAGGCTGTAGAGAAAGGAAATGTTTAATCTATAGAAACAACAAAAAGCTCCCCAGTCCAGAGGCAGATCTAGGATTTGAAGTTCATGGATTCCTACTGTAGGTTCAAGttaataaacaataataattgGATTTACAGTCACATATATAAAGGTATTTAGTGGATTTCTTAATACATATACAGGGTTTGAGTAAAAGTTATTGGGTTCAcgtcatagtcaaaacataggTGTTCCACGAGGGACATAAACAGATCttccaataaaaaaatgttCCGTGATTTTGAGAGGGTTGACAATATAGATATCTCCTGCTCACTCCATataggctattttttttttttttggggataATCGTGGTGTCCAGGCCAGCTTATCATCGCGAGATTTGCACTATATTCAGTGAAAGAATGTGTCTATACCAGAGGAACACCAATTGTTCagaaaattttaactttttatgatgACATTTTTCAATTAAGTCTATCATTTGGGAGTTCCATCCTCAAACTTAACCGCTGTGATATTAATTTTACATTtgaaacaattgaaaaaaaaataaaaatatatatgtgtgtgagtGTGTGTCTTACATGTATACAGCAATGCCCCCTGAATCTTAAGCagctcaaaaaaaaaaaaaactaaaagttaTTAGTACATAAAACCCCATTTGTTCAGATATGTGAGGGTAGATTTTTCTGGCATTCTATTGTCACAAATTCTTGGGTTAAAAATCCCATTAATGGTAACTTCTTCAGCACAGGTGTATCAGAGAGAATGAAGCATGTTTCAGGAACGAAACTGACGACACAACATTTTTGCTGAGTAAAGGATCCCAAGGCAAGTTTCAGTAAACTTAAGTGTACCGTGACGATTAAATGCTAAGAGTAACTCATAGGGAAGATAAATATTAATACTTGTGTCaaggtattttattttattctttgagAAAAACTGTCAATGTAGTTCTGATTAACAATCTTCAATTCAACTGTTTTGAGATATTAGGTAATATAAGAGATTATGGAAAAAGTTTGATAGCACTCACCTCCTTTGGACTAACACCCAAATGATCAAGAAGTATCTTTACTCCACTGCCCTTAGAAGTTCCAGGAGGAACAATTTCAAGCATGTCTGGTTGAGCTTGGACAACAGAGGCATTATCTCCAATTGCCTCCGTCCAGTATGGTCTCAATATAGAACTCACTCCCTCCACAGTATCAAAGAAGATCACCTTCTGCAAATTGACAATAAAGGATTACTTACAACCAAACCTAGAATATGGATgctgaatgaaaaaaaatatcccCTGCCATCTGCAGATGAAAAACTTGGAATGTAAACAAGCAAATAAAAATGGGGAGAAAGCCAAAAGtgaaatcatatatcatatatatcatatataaaagagaaccctaggctcacctacgtggcgccaccgcAAACTAgaattctcttttaatttatttatttctaaaactagtcttcctctttcatgaaaagttgtgactttcataaaaagttgcgacttttatgaaaagttgtgacttttatgaagagttacgacttttacgaagagttgtgacttttatgaaaaattgtgacttttatgaaaggttgtgacctttctgaagggttgtaacttttccaaaaagttgtgacctttccgataaggcacaataagcatttgttcacactaccctttgttgtctataaatagaggaatttcctctcattttaaaacaacgaaaattctgatcttcttcttcttctactgcacaattaaatatttgtatactttGCTCATgctgagtggctcactgacaccattgtttttgtatcaatatacTGGTGAATAGAATCGTTTTGTCTtgagaggatctattcctttaaacccCGGGTACTaaaggggaataatttccttaaggggacattgTACATTCAGTGGGCTCGAGTTTTTCCATTCTGTTTCATTCTACTGTTACAGGTCCTGGTAtgtttttttacagtcattcatttatgcttatgtttttaattattgttcttGAGTATATGTTTTAAACTTCgttgtttatgtttttttgcAAAGTTATtcttataagtatttgttagtacaggTTAAATAACACACATTAATTGAGTATTCACGTAAGTTTTCTCTActgaaattgttgaaggtacgataaaaaaattcttaaagaTCTATATTACCATCTCTTgaagacaaaattcaaatttggtatgaCATTGAAAGGACATAAAGACATTAAAAACCTTATCGCACCTTGATGCGCGAAGTGAACTAGGAAAAGAAGACGaattaataaacttttgacATGGGTTCAAGGATGTGTCGGATGACCTATAGAGGAATATGACTAGACTGGAGCCTCATTTAATCCCAAAGACATAGATAACTACATAATCAATTATTTGCTCATATTCAATATGAAGTATGGACAAATTCTCAAATTTACTTCTAGTTGTAAATACTTTTCTTGAAGTAATAGATGAGTTTTTCAACGTTGCGATTGGAATAGAAGTGTAGTACTCCGTCACTCtggtatgttgatttttaaaaaacacccaAACAAACTGAATagttttgtgtaatatttttccctttcaagtatatataataagttgaattgttgtccaatatgatacattctccctttaatttttcattttaataattacttatgatACATTTAGATGGagaactttaaaatgatatatgtaaagCAAAAGGTAGGGCTGAACTTCTCTACACATTAGAATTAGAATATTTGTGTATCTCAGGTTGATGTTCATTTGAttccccaaaaatatcaaatagtaacacttccaaaaggataaattataaaatcaaattaaagagattgattgaaggataaatgataaaatgttataattatcatttttctttacattattaatgttcgttACTACGTAAttttgtatgtaagataataaatatagtgttttagttttaatgactgatagattttaagtattattttataaaatttcgtgatattaaattcccgTGCGATAttaaaagagaaccctaggcccacctacgtggcgccaccacaatccaagattcccttttaatttatttatttccaaaactagccttcccctttcataaaaagttgagacttttatgaaaagttgggacttttatgaaaggttgcgaccttttcgaagggttgcaacttttccaaatagtcatgacctttccgataaggcacaataaacatttttccactctaccctttgttgtctacaaatagagggatttcctctcattttaaaacaacgaaaattctgaactacttcatcttcttcttttgcacaattaaacattttttactcttgttgagtggctcactgacacctatgttacagatcctggtatttattttttcagtcattaatttatgcttatgttattaaggataaatgataagatgctataattttcattttcctttacattattaatgttcgttactacgtaatcttgtatgtaaaataatatagtgttttaattttaatgacgGGTAgtttttaagtattattttataaatttcgtgaTACTAAATTCCCGCGCGAGGCGcaggtaattttactagtttaaGAATAAACAGAAGAAATGAGAAAAGATTTAAAACACAATTGAAAGTAAGCAAAAAAGGTTGATAGAACCGTTTACCATTTAGGGAGGAGTAATTCCCCTCCCTACAAATGGAGTGTATATCATGTGTTTACTTAAAGCACCACCACTAAAAAGGGGACGAACCTCCCATCCACACCCCAACAAGGAAAAAGAAAGCTAAAAAGATCATACAGTGATGCAACTGTCCCCTTTTGCCTCGACCTTGAATACACAAAATAACCATGACCATGAAAATGTCAAAAGGATAATAACCCAAATCTCAACACACCAGCAAACCGGACACCTGCATCTTCGCCAACAAGCGACCCTCAAAAGAACCATTGGTGATGCCTGAACATACTTCAGATCAAAAGAGTGACTACTCAGGTATGGCATATGTTCCACAATCTTATTCAACAACCATGGGTGATGCCTGAACATACTTCAGATCTTCCAAGCTGCTGGATAGGAGAGGTGGGagtaaaaagcaaaaaaaatggtGAAGCCTAGTTCCTTCTTGCATATGGTGGTCAGtttggaaggaaagaaataatAGATGTTTTGAGAATATTACTAATCCAATGcagaaagtaaaagaaaactgcattaatactttatattttggtgtaaagaagagGGTATAGATGAGGTAGAACAATTAGTAGATTTCCTAGGCTCCATGTAATTATGATTACCTGCCTTGTCAGTTTATTATGGTTGTCAGCATACCCTCATTGCTGAGGAATACAGCtttacctttctcaaaaaacacATAGTAGATAAGTTTATCTCTTTAGGTTGTCTTTTATTCTTATCTTCCAGATTTCTAGCTCATTACCTTTTCTTACTTTCTGTGATTactataatacataaattatcaACTTCAAAACCAATAAGAGAAAAGattgttttt
This genomic stretch from Solanum stenotomum isolate F172 chromosome 10, ASM1918654v1, whole genome shotgun sequence harbors:
- the LOC125841714 gene encoding early nodulin-93-like; this translates as MGISSEMRREDSWAKRRESLLIASAYEEDRIRKSRECTQEGVRAGTKAAAVACVASAIPTLVAVRTIPWAKANLNYTAQALIISAASIAAYFITADKTILECARRNTHYDKSA
- the LOC125841715 gene encoding early nodulin-93-like, with amino-acid sequence MPPITEEQKNQDVQDIIQDGFKGAATTCALTSVVVFASTRYCPWAKANINYAGKTFIISALTAASFAFSAEQSIMKKHRGQDRWDSP